In a genomic window of Vigna angularis cultivar LongXiaoDou No.4 chromosome 6, ASM1680809v1, whole genome shotgun sequence:
- the LOC128197331 gene encoding protein WUSCHEL-like, translating into MERYTGQRWRPTDDQVRMMTNIYNYGVTHPSRAQVVEIASRLRVFADVSEYNVHCWFNNHGNRVRRWQAEIDPTGTQFSQLPLYMYEYDWVIMRAPRLLDLFPVPIIIDDDRDTRQIAPPMLLTFRTRAPSTELSLRPPQPAREYFR; encoded by the exons atggagaggtacaccggTCAGCGGTGGcgacctactgacgatcaggtcagaatgatgaccaatatttacaattacggggtcacacatcccagcagagcgcaagtcgtcgagattgcgtctcgactaagggtttTCGCAGATGTCAgcgaatacaatgtgcactgctggtttaacaaccacggcaatcgggtcaggcgctggcaagcggagatagaccccactggcactcagttttcacaactgccgctatacatgtatg aatacgactgggtgatcatgagggcgccgaggctgctggacttgttccccgttccgatcatcatcgacgacgatagggacacacgacaaatcgctccacccatgcttctcacattccgcaCCAGAGCTCcttcgacggagctctcccttagaccaccgcaaccagcccGGGAATACTTTCGCTAA